The DNA segment TCCTAATGTTTCAACAAGGAAGCTAGTTAATAATGTTACTTATGTTACAGCTTGTTTTTCCTTCTCTTTGTTTTACTCATCCAATCTACCAAACAGATAGAATTGCTACCATAATGTGAATGCTCATGAAACTAAAACAAAACATGTTTCTTATACATGATAGCACTTCATATTTGCCTCAAATGGTGAACATCTTGTGAGCATAAGATTTCACACATTTTGAATCACATCATTGATGAAACATTAGGTGAACAAGTAGGTCTTTGAAACTGGTTGTGCTTAGGAGAGTGATTTCTGTGGGAGCAATGGTGCTTGTAATACAAGTGAAAGGAGGTACAGCAATGGACTTCCTTCTCCATATGGTTGAAATGTATAGTGTTTTCCTTGTAAATGCTGTCAGCATTTAGGGGTAATTTATTTCCATAATACTTAAGAGTGGCTAATTATACTTTAGTATCTTAATTTTTaggtttaaaaattttatattgaaatccCTAGAGttgtgaaagtgaaatatttaaaacTCATTTACCCTAAAGTTATTGGCTTTACCGACGGAAGATGTAACACGCGATAGCACGTGCATGAATAATACGAAAATgatggacaaaaagataatttcaatagtgGTGACAGATGGTAGCGTCATGGGTGACTATTGTGATGGTGGTCGATGATAACACTACGATGATCGACTTTGCCGATGTCGATCCGAGTATCAACGACAAGGAGGAAAATGAGGCAGAGCGGTGAGGCATCTGCGTTGGTGCCACACCactttgcctcctcttcctccttcggcgTCACTTTGCATTTGTGTCGACGtcggaggagaaagaagaggcaagTGAGGCATTTGCGTTACCGACAACGAAGAGAGAGGAGGCAGGTGAGGCAAAGCAATGTGGAACCATTCATGCACTATATCTTCCGTCGGTAAGGCCAACGACGTTAGGAtgaatgtttcacttttataactatagggATTTCAATTGAAATCTATGGATCAGGATGCTAAAGAGATATAACAAtaagaggtaatatgtaattagccctgcTTACATAGTCTTACATTCTTAATACAGTATAGGAGAGTTCTATATAGATTTGAAGGCAACTTTCCTATCTGAttactaactttttttttttatgccggCCTACTAAATTGAGTCGTATCAGCCTCTCTATAAACAAAAACAAATTCCATGCTTCTTAAACATCATATCAACCCCAAACTTGCTTTGCCATCAACATGTGATGCATAATTCAGATTACCAAGACACGATTGCTGACCAAAGATTAGGTGAACAGATCTTGAATCTTGTAGCATTTTAGCTCACCTATGTGAGTTATCAATGGCAGGATTGAGACATGCAGTATTCAATTCCTACCTGCTTCATCCACATCTGCTACTTGGAATTCAAGAATGGTGTGCTGATATATTACTATAACAATCCTTATCTGCCTTCATGCATTATATTTATGTAAATTCTAGAAATATATACACAGCTATGACTTCCTATATCCAAACTCTACAACAAACCAAAACCCTAATATCATTCAAACATTTTATGATCAaagaatatataattaataaaaattaaattaacttTTTTGCTAAACTctataaaattttcttaattagtgGTATGATCCAATAATGCATCTGAAAGCTGCAGTAAAAGAATAAATAAAGTGCGGGGAGACGAAAAAATTAGCATATGATGATGGAGGTTTAGAAAGAGATGAGCTAATGAAAGTATCAAAAAAATCAGAATTTTTATGTCCTAAATTTCTAAATTACATCCATTTTTTCTCGAGAGTCGATCCAACAGATTTTACCatgaaatttgtttttctatGCAAATTCTTCCTACTTAATAATACATACAGTGTAAAAATGTTTCGAGGCCTTCGAAAAACACATCACAACCAACGCAATTTGACACATTCAAAAGATGGCCTTTAGATGAACATGATGAAATGTTTACGCTACTTCCATTTAGTTCTCTCTTTGGTCGTACTCTTGGCGTTGAAGCCGCCAACGATCAGCTCCGCCACCGTCTGCAGTCTTCGCAAGCCTTCACCGTGAAGTCTTGACCAAGTCCTCCTATTGCCGTTCTCAGTGCATACATATATACagagaaaggagagagagagagatcaatctGCAAACTCATCTCTTCATCGGTCAAAACGGTACTGTGGTAAGCCACCATGAGATTGCTAACCGTGCTGTTCATCCTTCAGGCCATCTTTGCCGTCGGCAGCGACGCCCGGCGTCTGAGGGACGGCGGCGGCTGTGCCGAGCTGTACGTCGCCGAGGAGGGTGAGACCCTGCAGACCATCAGTGTGAAGTGCGACGATCTTTTCATTCTGGACGACAATCCGCACATCGTCGACAGTGATGATATCGGACCCGGGACGGTCTTGTTCATCAGGCAAACATGAGAGCTCTTTTTTGACAGGTCAATTTTAGTTGATCGTTTTTCTCTCTTATGTATAGAattttatttcattttaagtATTAAGGTGCAAAGAATCAGCAGAATTGGAATGGTTTTATGTtcgtgaaatcttcttcttcaatctaGAGTTGGTCTTGCCGTTTCTTTCAAGTTTTGCAGTTCAAACAAACAAGTCTGAGGTAAAGATTGCCTCTCAGAGCTTTGGATCTCTAAAAACCCTCTTTGACTTCAATAAGAGTTTCATTGTTTGATGCTGGTTGTGAAAACATCAGCAATTTGACATCAAACACTTGGGGCTGATTTGGTGTGATTCAGAACATCCAAAAGATCAACCTAGTCTTGAGGAGTACAACAAGAAAGTACTTCAAAATCAATCAAAGATTTGCCTGTCACCGGACATGTATGTGCAGAATGTAATACTTTTGATTATCCTGAGCATATGCTGAGAACAAAGGTCGGATATCTAAGGACCATTAAGGATACAATGTTAGGCATCTAGTCAATGATCTAAGAAATCGTAATCTCTGCTTGTCGATCTCTTCTTATGCTGATGCGAATGTTCTCGATGTTTATGATGCTTGTGAGAGGAATCATCTCTATCAGCTGATCTCCTATGTCGCCTATGAGAGGGTTCTTCCTTGTCACGAGATCTTCTCTGCCGAGCAGGTGAATCATCCATGGCTGCATGGCTGCTTCTGCACCTAGGCGGCGATGGAACCTTCATAATAGTAGGCAAGGAAGAGTTAGTTCGTAGATGTTGTCCCGGTTGACAGATACGATCAAGAAAGTACTAGGAATTGATCTCTTATATTATAGGCTAATTCTATAGAACAATTATACTCGGCAGGGATAATAAACTTTACAAGTTTTTCAGTTTTTAACAAATTTCTGCTATTGAATTAGTGCAGATAATTCAGCTGGAAGATAGTGTTCTAAAACTTTGCAAAACTAAAGAAACTCATCAAAAGATGGTGATAGTTGAACAGTTGGTCTGATGAAGTAGGAACTAGATCCAAAAATATAATACCTGAAAACGTGACATATATCGCCCTTCGGGTGGAGGTGGAATACCAAGCCGTTGTAAATCGGCATACGGAATATGGCGTCTGCTTAGGCAAAAAAACATGGAGCATTTTGGTCATCGGTAATTGCTTtgtgaaaaaaaatttatgtggAACAGCAGACACACGAAAATAATTGCTCAAGAAATAGTGAGTCGAAATTATTAAACAAAGCAGCTCAAACTTAAGGCCTAATACGCACAAAGGAGCTCGAAATGGCCTCTCTCGACCTCCAAACCGAAGTTGACCAGATTCCTTCTTGCCTCCGAGTCCCCCTCCTTTTATAAAGAGTACAGAGAGTTCAATGAGTGTTGAAAGATCGAATAATGTTTTGAGTGCTTTAACATACCTAATCTTCTTGGGATCCATCCAGGCATCAGATGCTGCCGGTAGTAGTCAACAATGACTTCATAATCATCAATCAAAGAATGATGTGCATCCTGCCAGTATAACAAACACGGTCAGTGTCTGATAGCAACAACATATGTATTTACAGCTTGAAGGCCAGATACAACAACATATGTATTTCACTCCTATGCAACCATAATTAAAGGGGTCAAATATTTTCAGGTGTTCTATTTTACATGCTTGGaagttcttgataaaattttgcaTAACATTGAAGTTTAGAGTTGGCTTGGAAGCTGAATTGTTGCTGGAATAATCTATCTATTAAGATTTCAATAGCAGAGGAAAGAAGAAGACAGCGCTTCCTCGGACACAGAATCTCAGTTTCCTCTGAAGCACCATTATGTAGtataaaactataaattatggaacACACTGCTCTAGGTTGAACATTGACTCCTTTTTCTAATTTCTCACTTATCCTGTTTATTAGCTGTATTATTCTGATTTCAACAATTTCCCGTGCATAGCATGGACCTCAGTGGATTGATTCTCCTGAAAATTCCTCTGGGTAGGATAAGCACTAATCTTCTCCCACCAGCCCATCAATTTGATAATGttcaagtatgctcacttttctaGCATCTGGACAAGCATTATCTGTGAAAAAGCAAACAGCCTAGTCCTTTAACTTGGTAACACTGTGACATGGATCCAAATGAAATAAATTGAGAATTACAAAAATACTTTACTTCATAAGTCACAAATGAATTCCATTCTTGCCATGGATTTATATGCATTATTTTTAGCAGCTCAACATACAGCAGATTTGGTTTGCATAATAAAAAATGTATACCAATTTGCTACCCTGACAAGGAACCTGAGATTTGGCCAATGAGTCACTCAAAAAGATGAAGGGAAAATATGCAGATTAGACCTTATTGATAATATACaaaaatatcatgcatgaaaatagACTAAAATTATTTCTGGATAATGGAGATGCAGCTTCGATACTTTATACAGCCCACTAAAGCAGGATTTAGAATGAATCAAGAATTTTGCAGATCTTGTGGAGAAAGATAGTCCATGATTAATTCCTATAAATGCTTCAATAACAGCAATCTTTCATTATGTAACATCGTTTATTAAGTTCACTATAAATAAAAGGTTGTGAAGCCTACAAACTAAATGAGTCTCAGTTGCCAAATCATTAATTTAATGACTGGCACCAGAAATATGGAAGTTCTATACCATATTCATGCTGCATTATTTCATAAAAACAGTTAAAACATAAATGTCTCAGCAGATTGATAGTACATACCAAACTTAATATAGTAGGATCTaatattatagtagatacatgaaGAATGATGCTGAATAGTCAATATGCAAAAGATCTTGTATCCTTGGATTGAACTAATGAAGACACCATATGCATAACTAACTAGATGTAACCAGTACAACGATTGTCAAAACTCAGAGAGATTGTGAATTAAGGTGTGAAAATAAGACCTCATATGCACGACGCATCTCCCTCTCAGTTTCATATTCAACAAAAGCATAGCCACGTGAGGCACCAGTAACTGCAAACACCAGAGAAAAAGTTTTGTAACTCAAAGATAATACTTGCAGGACTTATTCAATATATAGACTCATCACCAAGGTATATACGTGCATAGACACATATACTCAAATTGGTGCAACAACCTGGAAATGCAAGACATCGGATCCACATGAAATACACTTAGTAAATTTCTAAAGGATAGAGCAGCATTTAACAATACTTTAACCATGTGTTTAAAATTTTTCTAGTGTGGGCATACAAACGAAAGTTATAATACGCATACATATAGCATGGATATCATCTGCATATagcagcaccaaatgtggatcaaACAACAAACATATACATTGATACCAACCTATTGTGCTAAGTGTAATTAGTTTAACTGAATTTTAGATAACATTGTTAGTTCAAAAGACAAAAAAACCAACACCATGGCTAATCTGTAAACAATCATATTAACAACCTAATGCATATCCAACAAAACAAGTCAACTGTGCATGTAGAAGGATTGGCCTGTATGTAGCAACTATCATATGATAAATGTTTGAGTTGCAAATGAATGCCTGTTAAGACATCTCTATGAGAACCCTATTGACTTCCCAATTGAGGACAGTACTGTTTTACAAAACATCATGCATGATGCGCCTGCCAATATCTAGTCTTGTCAGAACTCATAACAACATTCTTCATTTTGTCTAGACCGGTATGAAATGGGTGATATGTACCAGTCCGAGTGTGGATCAGTATACAGACCATTGTCCTTTCAAGTGGTCCGATCCAAcccaatagaaaataaaataaaaacttaaaatgGTAAAACATGAATTAGAGCCCATGAATGCGATGTCACAGCTGCTGTTTGCCACCTAATAAATATTATTCGTCTATACATTTAATTGTATAAGACAGTTGTGAGACCAATAATGCTTTATAGATCTGAGTGTTGGACagttaaaaaataacatatacaaaaagtttatgtTACCGAGATAAGAATGTTGATATGTATGTGTAGAGTTACcatgaaaaataagaaaataattttttttatttgtgaacaattaGGTATCGCTTCGAtcgaggataagatgagagaaaatcatttaacATAGTATGAACATGTGCTTAGGAAACCTTCATATGCAGTAGTcagaagatatgaaataattactGTTAGTGGTATGAAAAGAGGTACAAGAATACCTAATAAGGCTTTAATGGaatctataaataaagatttaaatactatgAACTTAACTAAACAGAAAACTTCTTACAGatctcaacaacaacaaaagatccatgtagtcgaCCTCAAATAATCGAGACTAATGACTTTGTTGTTATTGTCATACATATTTAATTGTATGCAAAGCGAGCAATTGCATTGTTGTATCAAAATGTCTAGAGAAGAAAGTAGCTTATGTTTTCAGCCATGTTTAATGAGGCTTGACGAGAAGTAGTGTCTTTTTACAAGTGAAATgcaattaaaatatgatattagaaGTTAAAACCTGAATTGCAACTAAGGGCCTCACTTTCCTGGGTCCTTGGAGCTTGGAGCCTAATAATCTTTCTAACGTGGTCAATAAGCTACAAAAATACTTGTCCGTCAAGCCAAATGCAACTAGTATTCCAAGGCTCATTTTCACAAACAGCATATGTAGGCATCGCATTCTAAGAGATAACATAGTAGAGATGGACAATCACCAAAGCATAAGGATTTACCTATATGTCTCACAAGTCGCAAATTTTTCACCGTTCCATACTTGCTCATCGCCTGCAAGTAAAATCAGAAATGAAGATCACTATGACCAAAGAAGAACCCGTGAGTCAAAATCACACCTTTCGTAGAGTTTCTTCATCGGTGAAGCGCGAGAGCCGCCCGACGAAGACCGTGCAGTAGGGATCACCGATAACCTTGGGATCACCGAACGGGTCATCTGAAAGATACCAAACAAGCCACGAATTCACATCGGCGAGGCGAGGCAAACACGAAACGAAGGGACAGAGGAAGGAGGTACAGGAGCTGAAGCCACTCACAGAGCCCAGCGGCGGAGCAGAGGACTGCGCGGTAGACGGCGTTGTCGTGGGGGAGGGTATCAGTGCCGTCGATGCTCCCGGCTTGAATCGGGTGGTACGTGTCCGCGTAGAACACGGCGTTGATGTTGGCGTTACTCATCCCTGCTTCCCCCGTCTCTCGTGCCCAAGACAAAGATCATCAAGAATTCCCAAATCTTCTCTCCAAACgcgaagaaggagaaggaagaagacgacGCCTAAGGCCCACATCTCGGATCGAGCTCGATCCAAATAGGACCTTACTGGGCTTTAATTGGGCTCGGCCCAATTGTCCTGGCCTCAGTGGACTTTTAAGGGGTTTTGATAGGAATGACGCTTCACCCTTACCAACTCAAAAACCTCAATACCTATGTGGTGAGCCCCACTCGAGCACACTGAATCCGATCGGATGGTATTCGAAATTGACGCGTGTGGGTAAGATTTGTATACCTATACCTATTTGTGTGCTTATGGTCGGTGTCCGAATCTATAAGAGTAGTGAGTAGATCTAATGTCATCTACAATAATAAATATGGAAATGATTCGGAACTACACGAAATAGGTTGGTCGGTCCAATTCTCCATTACATCAACATTTAATGCTCATTCCAGTGGTCTTTCGAACACATGATTGGAATACTTTTAGTCGCAATTGAATTtcttgaatatatttttattattaataagtgATACGGAGTATGTTGTGCATAAATAGTATGTACATAAAACGAGGATTATATCTTTGGTGGGGTCACCCCACTTGCCATGAACAAACAGTAAGGAGTAGGTCGATTTCCACTTGCTAATTGGCACCTCTTACCAACACCGGTGTCGTTGAATGGTTTCGAGTTGACTAACAATGTTTGGGTGGGATTTCTTAGGTTTGATAGCACAATCTGGATTCGTGACGTGTCGTTCAATATCGTAGTCAACGCAAAATTGGTCACTTTTAGGTACGTTGATGGCACGCACACGCAAGCCCTATTTCTTTTATGTGCCTTTTGACTTTGACTTGTGTCCAAAGTATC comes from the Musa acuminata AAA Group cultivar baxijiao chromosome BXJ2-8, Cavendish_Baxijiao_AAA, whole genome shotgun sequence genome and includes:
- the LOC135618921 gene encoding U11/U12 small nuclear ribonucleoprotein 35 kDa protein-like translates to MSNANINAVFYADTYHPIQAGSIDGTDTLPHDNAVYRAVLCSAAGLYDPFGDPKVIGDPYCTVFVGRLSRFTDEETLRKAMSKYGTVKNLRLVRHIVTGASRGYAFVEYETEREMRRAYEDAHHSLIDDYEVIVDYYRQHLMPGWIPRRLGGGLGGKKESGQLRFGGRERPFRAPLRHIPYADLQRLGIPPPPEGRYMSRFQVPSPPRCRSSHAAMDDSPARQRRSRDKEEPSHRRHRRSADRDDSSHKHHKHREHSHQHKKRSTSRDYDFLDH